One Faecalicatena sp. Marseille-Q4148 DNA window includes the following coding sequences:
- a CDS encoding transglycosylase SLT domain-containing protein yields the protein MRDDRSESSPLDQAAGTASQAAQTAGQVKKAVNQAKQGANAAQKAAHTSQAAYAATASAQGGAAAAGATTGTALAGPLGAVVGVIVTSKTFWKVIGGILGAIFLFMFIIANLIGIILTYLGFADADAFANEAQSEELSNLKIRIEQIFDQEEYEREILAIIEQNRDLKIEEIDADKEKNYSDYQLSVIDEYETKFKRNASYYLSIFLLDIWDNSTRNKFLGYSSEWGDMSTDLTSQYDSYFEEAAQTYGVPVALLKAMGKTESNFNQGAVSGAGAIGIMQLMPATAASLGVDPYDARQNIMGGAKYIAGNLERFKDYSNGLELAIAAYNAGPGAVIKYGYQIPPYKETQNYVKKVLGYLTIAEGKTENGADIESDEDLSEPYQLLKNAVTEHVDSFFSWSVTDEKEQAATESKYYQISETGKIGIDKDTYEKMKKDGENVVIETVPVTKKTVEYTLALLLNSQPQAGSGYEYKYVTSQSTFELVLKVLKVMEDGVSALKDAFFSLFSWKDFVTGGGDDTYVSNLDVSGDIFTYDTVGKGVKKVVYFNQTEEPWGSMPYGTSTIGAAGCGPTSMSIVISTLTGQTVNPQTTCAFSIQNGEYVSGVGTAHSFIGNAASNWGLTCERVGKDRMDYVVQSLKEGKMVVEICEAYTITGSGSGHFIVLTGVTRDGYITIADCASRERSTKVYSVDTIKSYGRDLSAGAFWIIGKK from the coding sequence ATGAGAGATGACAGGTCAGAATCCTCTCCTTTAGATCAGGCGGCTGGCACTGCAAGTCAAGCGGCACAAACAGCAGGGCAAGTAAAAAAAGCGGTCAATCAGGCAAAACAGGGAGCAAATGCAGCACAAAAAGCAGCTCATACATCACAGGCAGCCTATGCCGCGACTGCTTCTGCGCAAGGCGGTGCAGCAGCGGCTGGTGCAACAACAGGAACAGCCCTTGCAGGTCCATTGGGAGCAGTGGTCGGTGTGATTGTAACCAGTAAGACCTTCTGGAAGGTGATTGGCGGCATTCTTGGAGCAATTTTTCTATTTATGTTTATTATTGCGAACCTTATAGGCATTATTTTGACTTATCTGGGATTTGCTGATGCGGACGCTTTTGCAAATGAAGCTCAGTCAGAAGAACTCTCTAACTTGAAAATCCGGATCGAGCAGATTTTTGATCAAGAGGAGTATGAGCGTGAAATTCTAGCGATTATTGAGCAAAACAGAGATTTGAAGATTGAAGAAATTGATGCAGATAAGGAGAAAAACTATAGCGATTACCAGTTATCTGTGATAGACGAATATGAAACCAAGTTCAAGAGGAATGCAAGTTATTATCTTTCCATCTTTTTGCTGGATATTTGGGATAACAGTACAAGGAATAAATTTTTAGGATATTCCAGTGAATGGGGAGATATGTCAACAGATCTGACAAGTCAATATGATTCTTATTTTGAAGAGGCGGCACAAACTTACGGCGTTCCTGTGGCTCTGCTTAAAGCGATGGGAAAAACCGAATCAAATTTTAATCAGGGTGCAGTTTCCGGAGCCGGTGCAATCGGTATTATGCAACTTATGCCGGCAACGGCAGCCTCGCTGGGAGTAGATCCCTATGATGCACGTCAAAATATTATGGGCGGGGCAAAATATATTGCAGGCAATCTGGAGCGATTTAAAGATTATTCTAACGGCTTGGAGCTTGCCATTGCTGCTTATAATGCGGGACCGGGGGCAGTCATAAAATACGGTTATCAGATTCCGCCGTATAAAGAGACACAAAACTATGTGAAAAAGGTCTTGGGATATTTGACGATTGCAGAAGGAAAGACGGAAAACGGTGCTGATATAGAATCAGATGAGGATTTAAGTGAACCGTATCAACTGTTAAAGAATGCTGTCACAGAACATGTTGACAGCTTTTTTTCATGGTCTGTAACAGATGAGAAGGAACAAGCGGCTACGGAAAGCAAATACTATCAGATTTCAGAAACGGGGAAGATCGGAATAGATAAGGACACCTATGAAAAGATGAAAAAAGACGGAGAAAACGTAGTGATAGAAACGGTTCCTGTGACAAAAAAAACGGTTGAGTATACACTTGCACTCCTTCTTAATTCACAGCCACAAGCTGGAAGTGGGTATGAATATAAATATGTTACGAGCCAGAGTACTTTTGAATTGGTACTAAAAGTATTAAAAGTAATGGAGGATGGTGTATCAGCCTTAAAAGACGCCTTTTTCTCATTGTTTTCATGGAAAGATTTTGTGACCGGCGGAGGAGATGATACCTATGTCAGTAATCTTGATGTATCGGGAGATATCTTTACATACGATACAGTCGGAAAAGGAGTAAAAAAAGTGGTCTATTTTAATCAGACTGAAGAACCATGGGGCAGTATGCCTTATGGAACAAGTACCATAGGGGCAGCAGGGTGTGGACCAACCTCAATGTCAATTGTCATATCTACTCTTACCGGACAAACGGTAAATCCGCAGACGACCTGTGCATTTTCGATTCAGAATGGAGAATATGTGTCAGGAGTGGGTACGGCACATTCTTTCATCGGAAATGCTGCAAGTAACTGGGGATTGACATGTGAGCGCGTGGGAAAAGACCGTATGGACTATGTTGTACAATCGCTGAAGGAAGGGAAAATGGTTGTCGAAATATGTGAAGCATATACCATAACAGGAAGTGGCAGCGGACATTTTATCGTACTTACCGGAGTGACAAGAGACGGTTACATCACGATTGCAGATTGTGCGAGCAGAGAGCGAAGCACAAAGGTCTATAGTGTTGATACGATTAAATCATACGGACGTGATTTAAGTGCGGGAGCATTTTGGATTATTGGAAAGAAATAG
- a CDS encoding helix-turn-helix domain-containing protein produces the protein MEFEELLQYARTYDKKAMMDIIEMYRPLLISQAIINEKFDEDLYQELVYTMLLCILKFPYIPTKWE, from the coding sequence ATGGAATTTGAAGAACTTTTACAGTATGCAAGAACGTATGATAAAAAGGCAATGATGGATATTATTGAAATGTATCGCCCTTTGCTGATCAGTCAGGCGATTATAAATGAAAAATTCGACGAAGATCTGTATCAGGAATTGGTTTACACGATGCTTTTATGTATTTTAAAATTTCCATATATCCCTACAAAATGGGAATAA
- a CDS encoding sigma-70 family RNA polymerase sigma factor, translating to MNKYDSDLKTQFSAYVKQSVLNAKGHYLKKKCRIECIETSYADGLIVPGQNTEDLLREIELLSGKIFNGITEIRILLEQIEDAQLFHAIVTLTEEQKKVILLRIFYEKTFREIGRILEMSEKKAENTYYNALKKMRKLLRGDKYGI from the coding sequence ATGAATAAATATGATAGCGATTTAAAAACACAGTTTAGTGCGTATGTGAAACAGTCAGTTTTGAATGCAAAAGGACACTACCTGAAGAAAAAATGCAGGATTGAATGTATAGAGACAAGCTATGCAGATGGGTTGATTGTTCCGGGACAGAATACAGAAGATTTACTACGAGAAATAGAACTGTTGTCTGGAAAAATATTTAATGGAATTACAGAGATCAGAATACTGTTGGAACAAATAGAGGATGCACAGCTATTTCATGCGATTGTTACCTTGACGGAAGAACAGAAAAAGGTAATTTTGCTCCGTATATTTTACGAAAAAACATTCCGGGAAATTGGAAGAATTCTGGAGATGTCTGAAAAAAAGGCGGAGAATACATATTATAACGCTTTGAAAAAGATGCGGAAATTACTAAGGGGTGATAAATATGGAATTTGA
- the lepB gene encoding signal peptidase I: MRITQAFIVAVLILLVFQNFFSIVYLSGESMEPTLQNGNALLLKKWGVPQKGDIVTAYIDELDYTVVKRILAAEGDTVNIDESGVYVNGKWAAESVKNGQNNIDFRVSANEYYLIGDNLADSLDSRSFGCVGRSAIRGILIKKLF, from the coding sequence ATGCGAATAACACAGGCGTTCATCGTTGCGGTGTTGATATTGCTGGTGTTCCAGAACTTTTTTTCTATCGTTTATTTGAGTGGAGAGTCTATGGAGCCAACACTCCAAAATGGAAATGCATTATTATTAAAAAAGTGGGGGGTTCCACAAAAGGGAGATATTGTTACTGCATATATAGATGAATTGGATTATACAGTAGTAAAAAGAATACTGGCAGCAGAGGGTGATACTGTCAACATTGATGAAAGCGGGGTATATGTCAATGGGAAATGGGCAGCAGAGTCTGTCAAGAATGGGCAGAATAATATAGATTTTCGAGTGTCCGCAAATGAGTATTATTTAATAGGAGACAACCTAGCAGATTCCTTGGATTCACGTTCTTTTGGATGTGTTGGAAGAAGTGCAATCCGGGGAATTTTGATTAAAAAGTTATTTTAG
- a CDS encoding ParM/StbA family protein produces the protein MFMMPIDTGNKAIKTENFEFNSGITMLADVPGENEEALMYQGRYYRLSHERNVYLPDKTMDDRYYLLTLFAIAKELEEMSHSKSFIPGELISMDLVVGLPPLYYRGQYKKFREYFYRDGKIVHFVYMGKSYRVTFSNVFVHMQTYAAYLYMAKELKLSTYPKVLMIDIGGFTMDYMLLEKGMILWNYTDSTGKGVISMYQRVNKGIREKFDLDLKENDIDSILKGENCMYGEPIRKRVEEIVTEHVEEMLGMFRECGIDLRSSMTIFVGGGSILLSKIIEDVWKRYDGEYYVVNDSKVNVRGYRKKYLFDIGMQ, from the coding sequence ATGTTTATGATGCCGATTGACACAGGAAACAAAGCAATCAAGACAGAAAATTTTGAATTTAATTCAGGGATCACAATGCTGGCGGACGTTCCAGGGGAAAATGAAGAAGCCTTAATGTATCAGGGCAGATATTACCGATTGAGCCATGAGAGAAATGTATATCTGCCGGATAAGACGATGGATGATCGCTATTATCTGCTGACACTTTTTGCGATTGCAAAAGAGTTGGAAGAAATGAGCCATTCAAAATCATTTATACCGGGAGAACTAATAAGCATGGATCTTGTTGTAGGACTTCCACCCTTGTATTATCGAGGACAGTATAAGAAGTTTCGAGAATACTTTTACCGGGATGGAAAAATCGTTCACTTTGTATATATGGGAAAATCATACCGAGTGACTTTTTCAAACGTGTTTGTTCATATGCAGACGTATGCCGCATACTTGTATATGGCAAAAGAATTAAAATTATCCACTTATCCGAAAGTGTTGATGATTGATATTGGTGGATTTACGATGGATTATATGTTGCTGGAAAAAGGCATGATTTTGTGGAATTATACAGATTCAACCGGAAAAGGTGTGATATCCATGTATCAGAGGGTGAATAAAGGAATTCGTGAAAAGTTTGATTTGGATTTGAAGGAAAACGATATTGACTCCATTTTGAAGGGCGAAAACTGTATGTATGGTGAACCAATCCGAAAGCGTGTAGAAGAAATCGTTACCGAGCACGTAGAAGAAATGTTGGGAATGTTCCGGGAGTGTGGCATTGATTTACGTTCGTCGATGACAATTTTCGTGGGCGGAGGTTCAATTCTTTTATCCAAGATTATTGAAGATGTGTGGAAGCGCTATGACGGAGAATATTATGTTGTAAATGATTCCAAGGTCAATGTACGGGGGTATCGGAAAAAATATCTGTTTGATATAGGGATGCAGTAA
- a CDS encoding sigma-70 family RNA polymerase sigma factor produces the protein MPAEQEIERMITEYGDTVLRMCYLYLKDYHLAEDAAQETFIKALKHYDSFHRKSSEKTWLTKIAINCCKNIMRMNWFRIGRWKLEENMQTVVADPIENVLERDSITRAIQSMEVQDREVIILYYYQELSMKEIAQVIGKSENVTIQRVNRARKKLRKILMEAGYGL, from the coding sequence ATGCCGGCAGAGCAAGAAATAGAGCGAATGATAACAGAATATGGCGATACAGTACTGCGGATGTGTTATCTCTATTTGAAAGATTATCACTTGGCAGAAGATGCAGCACAGGAAACCTTCATAAAAGCACTGAAACATTATGACAGTTTTCACCGGAAATCCAGTGAAAAGACATGGCTTACAAAGATTGCCATTAACTGCTGCAAAAATATTATGCGAATGAACTGGTTCCGGATAGGGCGCTGGAAACTGGAAGAAAATATGCAGACTGTTGTTGCTGATCCCATAGAGAATGTGTTGGAAAGGGATAGTATAACCAGAGCTATTCAAAGTATGGAAGTTCAGGACAGAGAAGTAATTATTTTATATTACTATCAGGAACTGTCCATGAAAGAAATTGCACAGGTGATTGGAAAATCAGAAAATGTAACAATACAACGTGTAAACCGAGCCCGAAAAAAGCTCAGGAAAATTTTGATGGAGGCAGGTTATGGATTGTAA
- a CDS encoding ABC transporter ATP-binding protein — protein MELKISRVTKQFSAKIAVDKVSLQMQPGVYGLLGANGAGKTTLLRMICGVLSPDSGEISLDRFSVKEEEYRNCLGYLPQEFGYYPNFTAWDFMMYMAALKGIPRNKAKVRIEKLLEAVNLKGSEKKKIAVFSGGMKQRLGIAQALLNNPKLLVLDEPTAGLDPKERVKFRNMISRLGQDRIVILSTHIVSDIEYIADEILLMKEGSILQKGSLSEILEPIQGKVWECKVNPAREAQILEQYAVVNMREDTEGAFLRVVGAQRPSADAVSVEATLEDLYLYYFKGEGGE, from the coding sequence ATGGAATTGAAAATTTCCCGTGTGACAAAACAGTTTTCTGCAAAAATTGCAGTAGACAAGGTGTCTCTGCAAATGCAACCTGGGGTTTACGGACTTCTGGGAGCGAATGGGGCAGGAAAAACCACACTTTTACGCATGATTTGCGGTGTGTTAAGCCCTGACAGTGGTGAAATTTCTTTGGACCGGTTTTCTGTAAAAGAAGAGGAATATAGAAATTGTCTTGGGTATCTGCCACAGGAATTTGGGTATTATCCTAATTTTACAGCCTGGGATTTTATGATGTATATGGCAGCACTAAAGGGGATTCCCAGAAATAAGGCAAAGGTAAGAATTGAGAAATTGCTGGAAGCAGTGAATTTAAAGGGATCGGAAAAGAAGAAAATAGCAGTTTTCTCCGGAGGAATGAAGCAAAGGCTTGGAATTGCACAGGCACTTCTAAATAATCCGAAGCTTCTGGTTTTAGATGAGCCTACTGCAGGCTTGGATCCAAAAGAAAGGGTAAAATTCCGCAACATGATCTCCCGCCTGGGTCAAGACAGGATTGTAATCTTGTCGACGCATATTGTTTCGGATATCGAGTATATTGCTGATGAGATTTTACTAATGAAAGAAGGTAGTATTCTTCAGAAAGGAAGTTTGTCGGAAATTCTGGAACCGATTCAGGGAAAGGTCTGGGAATGTAAGGTGAACCCTGCCAGGGAGGCGCAGATACTGGAGCAATATGCGGTGGTGAATATGAGAGAGGACACTGAGGGTGCATTTTTACGGGTTGTAGGTGCACAAAGGCCCTCTGCAGATGCTGTGAGCGTGGAGGCTACTTTGGAAGATTTGTATCTTTACTATTTCAAAGGAGAAGGAGGAGAATAG
- a CDS encoding sigma-70 family RNA polymerase sigma factor: MELEEMYDRLYRYCYFHTGRKELAEDLTQETFLRFFHRNPSLHPEKQIAYLYTIAKNLCIDVYRKKEELQEEVEHKVKEHVWPLEQAELSLDLKQAILQMDRQTQELLLLRYVDGLSPGEVGKVLELSRFAVYRREKEALRRLREYFCVGNEV; encoded by the coding sequence ATGGAGTTGGAAGAAATGTATGACCGGCTTTATCGGTATTGCTATTTTCATACAGGCAGAAAAGAATTGGCAGAAGATTTAACACAGGAAACTTTTCTGCGTTTTTTTCACAGGAATCCTTCTTTGCATCCGGAAAAACAGATAGCTTATCTCTATACCATTGCAAAAAATCTTTGTATAGATGTTTATCGGAAAAAAGAGGAATTACAGGAAGAAGTGGAACACAAAGTAAAAGAACATGTTTGGCCTTTGGAACAGGCAGAACTTTCTCTGGATTTAAAACAGGCTATTCTTCAGATGGACAGGCAGACTCAGGAACTGCTTTTGTTGCGCTATGTGGATGGGTTGAGTCCAGGAGAAGTGGGTAAAGTGCTAGAATTATCCAGATTTGCAGTATATCGAAGAGAAAAGGAAGCATTGAGAAGATTGAGAGAATATTTTTGTGTTGGAAATGAGGTGTGA
- a CDS encoding TfoX/Sxy family protein produces the protein MASSKDYLQFVLEQLSELQEITYRAMMGEFIIYYRGKIVGGIYDDKLLVKPTTSAISYMPTVTYEIPYQNAKEMLLVEEIDNKDFITGLFNAMYDELPMPKPKKKK, from the coding sequence ATGGCTTCAAGTAAAGATTATTTACAATTTGTTTTAGAACAATTATCAGAATTACAAGAAATAACATATCGTGCAATGATGGGAGAATTTATTATCTATTATCGTGGAAAAATCGTTGGCGGTATATATGATGATAAGTTGTTGGTAAAACCAACAACTTCTGCGATTTCTTATATGCCGACAGTTACTTACGAAATTCCATACCAAAATGCCAAAGAAATGTTATTAGTGGAAGAAATTGATAATAAAGATTTTATAACGGGGTTGTTTAATGCAATGTATGATGAACTACCAATGCCAAAACCTAAAAAGAAAAAATAA
- a CDS encoding SRPBCC family protein, whose translation MAVSNINTIINNDIQKVWNIVLAVDKYNLWRSDLSKTEIINDKQFIEYTKNGYATTFTVTVVEPYKRWEFDMDNSNMKGHWIGIFEDKGNETQIDFTENVIPKKWFMKPFVKTYLKKQQKQFVLDLKKALE comes from the coding sequence GTGGCAGTTTCCAATATAAATACAATTATCAATAATGATATTCAAAAAGTTTGGAACATTGTTTTAGCTGTTGATAAATATAACTTATGGCGAAGTGATTTGAGCAAAACAGAAATAATAAATGACAAACAATTTATTGAATACACAAAAAATGGATACGCTACTACATTTACCGTTACCGTTGTAGAACCATATAAACGCTGGGAATTTGATATGGATAATAGCAACATGAAAGGTCACTGGATTGGTATTTTTGAGGACAAAGGGAATGAAACACAAATAGACTTTACAGAAAATGTGATACCTAAAAAGTGGTTTATGAAACCTTTTGTAAAAACCTATTTGAAAAAACAACAAAAGCAATTTGTGCTGGACTTAAAGAAAGCATTGGAATAA
- a CDS encoding AAA family ATPase, which yields MGEEKKRLPVGVENFEQIIKDNYYYVDKTGLISELLRNGGMVNLFTRPRRFGKTLNMSMLEHFFSIEGDKSIFDGLGILKDSKLCDGYMGKYPVISVSLKGINAATYESAFDFAVQIMKTAAGSMQFLLDSEVLSDYDKSDYKVLLDSNMSEAVFCGGLRRLSELLEKHYGTKVILLIDEYDVPLAKAFANGYYDQMVFLIRNLLEQALKTNSSLKLAVLTGCMRISKESIFTGLNNFTTFTIADVDFDEYFGFTDQEVCDLLTYYECTDKYESIKEWYDGYRFGNVDVYCPWDVVSYLRSLRTNREAIPQNYWINTSSNAEVKEFIRQSKNLTTKREIERLMAGESITKTIHPELTYKEMYESIENIWSVLFSTGYLTQSGQVDARKFKLRIPNLEIRDIFKTQIMDYFKESVAKDGDMLGRFCEALKNGEEKKVEDIFESYLKKTISIRDTFVRKEMKENFYHGILLGILGIKEEWGVFSNQETGEGYSDILIETENSETAILIEVKYADNGNLDAACERALKQVEERKYDEELRENGVDKILKYGIACYMKRCKVKLADS from the coding sequence ATGGGTGAAGAAAAGAAACGCCTTCCGGTAGGAGTGGAAAATTTTGAGCAGATTATAAAAGATAACTATTATTATGTTGATAAAACAGGATTGATTTCTGAACTACTACGTAATGGTGGAATGGTAAATCTTTTTACCAGACCAAGACGTTTTGGAAAAACTTTAAATATGAGTATGCTGGAGCACTTTTTTTCCATAGAGGGAGATAAAAGTATTTTTGATGGTTTGGGAATTTTAAAAGATTCGAAGCTGTGCGACGGATATATGGGAAAATATCCCGTGATCTCTGTTTCCTTAAAAGGAATTAATGCAGCTACTTATGAGAGCGCTTTTGATTTTGCTGTGCAGATTATGAAAACTGCAGCTGGCAGCATGCAGTTTCTTCTTGACAGTGAAGTTTTGAGTGACTATGACAAGTCGGATTATAAAGTGCTTTTGGACAGCAACATGAGTGAGGCTGTTTTTTGCGGCGGACTGAGAAGGCTGTCAGAATTGTTGGAAAAGCATTATGGCACAAAAGTGATCTTATTGATTGATGAGTATGACGTTCCGTTAGCAAAAGCTTTTGCAAATGGATACTATGACCAGATGGTATTTCTGATCCGCAATCTATTGGAACAGGCGTTAAAAACAAACAGCAGTCTGAAGCTTGCCGTGTTGACCGGATGTATGCGCATCTCGAAAGAAAGTATTTTTACAGGACTTAATAATTTTACAACCTTTACGATCGCAGATGTCGATTTTGATGAATATTTTGGCTTTACAGATCAGGAGGTATGTGACCTTTTAACGTATTATGAATGTACGGATAAGTATGAAAGTATCAAAGAATGGTATGATGGATACCGCTTTGGAAACGTGGATGTATATTGTCCGTGGGATGTGGTTTCCTATCTTCGAAGTCTGCGTACAAACAGAGAAGCAATTCCTCAGAATTACTGGATCAATACAAGCAGCAACGCAGAAGTGAAAGAATTTATCCGGCAGTCGAAAAATCTGACCACAAAGCGGGAGATTGAGCGTTTGATGGCCGGGGAGAGCATCACAAAAACCATTCATCCGGAATTGACTTATAAGGAAATGTATGAGTCCATCGAAAATATCTGGAGCGTATTATTTTCAACCGGGTATTTAACGCAGTCCGGTCAGGTGGATGCGAGAAAATTCAAGCTGCGGATACCGAATTTGGAAATCCGGGATATTTTTAAAACACAGATTATGGATTATTTCAAAGAAAGTGTTGCAAAAGATGGGGATATGCTTGGCAGATTTTGTGAGGCATTGAAAAATGGAGAGGAAAAGAAGGTTGAAGATATTTTTGAAAGTTACCTGAAAAAGACCATCAGTATCCGAGACACCTTTGTAAGAAAGGAAATGAAAGAGAACTTTTATCATGGTATTCTGCTTGGGATTTTGGGTATCAAAGAAGAATGGGGAGTCTTTTCCAATCAGGAAACCGGAGAAGGTTACAGCGATATCTTGATAGAAACGGAGAACAGTGAAACTGCAATTTTGATCGAAGTGAAATATGCAGATAACGGAAACCTGGATGCTGCCTGTGAAAGAGCTTTAAAGCAGGTAGAGGAAAGGAAGTATGATGAGGAACTTCGGGAAAACGGAGTAGACAAAATTTTGAAATATGGAATTGCGTGTTATATGAAACGGTGTAAAGTAAAACTGGCGGACTCATGA